From Hymenobacter sediminicola:
TGCCACGGCTACCGATATACCTCACCAAGTTTACTACTACAGCGTATGGGCCAGATTGCACTGGAAGGAATGGAGTTTTTTGCGTTTCACGGCTATTACGACGAAGAGCAGAAAATCGGAAACAAGTACGGTGTTGACCTCTATATCCGGACGGACCTGCACGCAGCCGGCGCCTCCGACAAGCTGCATGAAACGGTAAACTACGAGGTGCTTTACCGCGTGGTGGCGGAGGAAATGGCAGCTCCTGCGCGCCTGCTCGAACACCTTGGCCACCGTGTGCTAGACCGGGTTCTGATTGAGTTTCCGCATGTGCGTTCCGTAAAAGTGAGCGTATCAAAATTCAACCCGCCGCTGGGAGGTATCTGCCACCGAGCCCGCGTCACGCTGACACGGCGCCGAAATGACAGTGACACTCACCAGGAGTAGGGTTTTTTAGATAGTGTATTGATAATCATATAAAAAGCTGGCTTTTAAAGTCAGCTTTTTTACATTTGTACAAGTCTTACGAAAAAAATCGTAGATAAAATTTGCTTCTACGATAAGCTTCGTATATGTTTGACATACGAATCAATTCGTAACACGGCTAAGCCTTCAATCATGAGTAAGAAACCCATTCCCAAGCCTACCGATTCGGAGCTGGAGATTTTGCAGGTACTGTGGCAGCACGGCCCTAGCACGGTCCGGTTCGTGAACGACCAATTGAGCCAGAAGCGTGATGTTGGCTACACCACCACGCTCAAGATTCTGCAGCTCATGCTCGACAAAACGCTCGTGCTACGCGAAGATGATGCCCGCACCCATATCTACCGGGCGGCGGTGCGGGAGGAAGAAACGCAGGGCCTGCTGCTCGACCGGTTTGTGGAATCTGCCTTTGGGGGCTCGGCCATGAAACTGGTGATGCAGGCGTTGGGCAGCGGCACTACGTCGCGGGAGGAGTTGGCGCAGATTCGCAGCCTGCTCAATGACATTGAAAATCAGCAGGACGACACTTCAAAAGCAAACAACTAATGAACTGGCTCGAACAAGTACTTTCTCCCGCGCTGGTACGTGCGCTGGGCTGGACGCTGGTCCACTCACTCTGGCAAGGGGCTGTAGTAGCGCTGGCGCTGGCTGGGCTACTGCTGTTGCTGCGCCGCCACCGCGCCTCAGTGCGCTACAACGTATCGGCAGTAGCACTGGTCGTAATGCTGGGGCTGGCAGCCGTTACGTTCGCGCGGCACTACTACGCCGCCCGTACGGTGGTGGCATCTGCTACCATCAGCGAGGTTGACACCATCGCAGGGAGTACATTGGAACTGGCCGCGGCTCCGGCCGCAACTGCCCCGGCCGGCCCTCTGCAGGCTTGGCTCAACTACTTCGACCAAAACCTGCCGATACTGGTAGCGGTATGGCTGTTGGGCCTGCTGGCCATGACCCTGCGCCTGCTGGGTGGGCTGGCGTATGTGCAGCGCCTGCGCCACTATCGTGTGCAGCCCTTGGCAGAGGAGTGGCAGCAGCGGCTGGCAAGCATTGCCGCCCGTGCTGGCCTGGAGCGCCCTGTTGCTCTGTTGGAATCGGCGCTGGTGAAGGCCCCGTTAGTAGTCGGGCATCTGCGCCCCGTGATTCTGCTGCCGCTAGGTACCGCTACGGGCCTGAGCCAGACGTATCTGGAAGCCATTCTGGCTCACGAACTGGCCCACGTAGCACGCCGCGACTACCTCATGAACCTGCTGCAGGCCATTGCGGAGACCCTCTTCTTCTATCATCCTGCTGTGTGGTTCCTGTCGGCGTGCCTACGCACAGAGCGCGAAAACTGCTGCGACGACGACGCTACTGCGCTGGTAGGTGGCAACCCATTGACACTGGCCCGCGCGCTGGCAGCCCTTGCCGAGCGGAGCCTGGAGCCGCAGGTAGCGCCGCGCCTGGCCATGTCGGCCATGGGGCCGAGTGGCTCGCTGCTGGGCCGCATCCGGCGGCTGGTGCAGGGGCGTGGTACGCCTACTTTCACCGAAGGCTTCATGGCTGCCTGTGTAGTGCTGGCTGGTATGGTGTTGCTAAGCACCGCCGTGGCCCTCGCCGATCCGCAGCCGGCGGCAGAACCCACTAGTATGGAAGGCTCCCTGCAGCGCTTACCGTTTCTGACCGAAGAAGACACTACACGCAAAACTTCCACAGCAACCGCTGCGGCTCAGGCTGCCCCGGAAACGGTGCCAGCCGTTCCGCTGCTGCCCAAATCACCAGTGGTGGTGGAAGAAGAAACAGCAGTGGTAGCGCCACTAGCTGATGACGATAAGAAGCGCAAAGCTAAAAACAGCCGTACCGAGCGGGTTGTGATAGTGAACCAAAACGGTCCGCGGCGTGGTGGCCCCGGCACAGTGGTTATCGAGAAGGATAAAAAGGGCCGGCTGACGGACCTCTACGTGAATGGCCGCCGTGTAGAAGAGGCAACTGCCGACTCGAAAAAGAAAGGCAAGAAGACGGAGACCCGCACCGAAGTAATTCGGGTGGCGCCCGACAGCTGGAGCCGTGGCGCTGATGCCGGTTCCTTCAATTTCGGCGACGATTTTGCCCGTAGTTTCCGCTTCGAGGGAGCCCCGGGCCTGTCGAAGCAGGATGTGGAGCGAATCCGCCGCGACGTGCGGGTGCAGGTAGATGCTGCCCGCCGCCAGAGCAACCGCAACTACAACTTCGAGTTTCGCAACGAAGGCGGTGGCCGCGAGTCGTATGGCGACATCGAGCGTCGGGCCCTGGAGCAGGCTGAGCAAGGCCTGCGCGAAGCGGAGCGCAATGCCAAAACTGAAGTGGAGCGCACCCATATCCGGGAAGAACGGGAACGGGTAACGGAGCGCCGCATGGAGCTGCGCGAACGAATGGAAGATTCCCGTCGGGACGCAGAAGAGGCCCGCCAGGAAGCTATGCGTGATGCTGAGGAGGCCCGGCGCGATATGGAGGAAGCCCACCGGGATATGGAAGCAGCCCACCGCGACATGGAAGTAGCTCACCGCGACGCTTCTGCAGCACGCCGCGAGGCTGCCAAAAGCGGAGTGGTGCGGGAAGCCTTGGTAGCAGAAATGCTGCGCGACAAGCTGATTACAGACCGCCGCAACTTTACCTTTTCGCTACGCAGCAACTCGCTCACGGTGAATGGGAAAAAGCAGCCTGCCGCCGTGCTCAATAAGTACCTCAAACTGTATGAGCAGCGCAAAGGCCAGAAACTGAGCAGCACCGGAGGCTTCACCGTGAATGAGTCATCGAGCAGCAACACTTCCATGAGCAGCTCCGACATGCCTCCGCCACCTCCACCTCCTGGCGCGCCCGCTCCAATGCCCCCGCGGCCGCCCCGCGCGCCCCGGGCACCATTGGCGCTGCCTGCCCCTCCGGCTCCGCCCCGCGTCGATTCCGGCCGGATTCGGGAGGAGTTGCGCAAGGACGGTCTGATCGGCAAAGATGTGAAGAGTTTTCAATTTCAGCTCAACGACAGCGGATTACGCGTAAACGGCCAGCCGCAGTCGGCAGAAATGACAGAAAAATATCGGAAGCTGCTGGATGTGCCGGCCAGCACCAACGGTAGCAAAACCAACCGCAATATTCAGATTTCAGTGAGTGAGTAAAGTGCCGAAAAACCTACCGGCCGCCGCTGCAACGGCGGCCGGTTTTATTTTATCGAAAACAAATATTCAGGTTGAGCAACGGTTGTAACCCGCGCTGCATCTATTAGCCCAATCAGCCCCGAAATACCCTCTGGCTGACTGCTTCCTTCTGGTCACGTTTGTGCCGTTTATTCCCCGTTCCGGCTGGCGTGCGTCTGCTTATTCTTTCCACCGTTTGGTACACGTTTCCTCCCGTCGTTTTGTCGTGATGCGCCCCCATTTGCTCTTTTTTCTCCTGCTGGCTAGCCTGTGGCTGCTGGCTTCTCCGGCTTTTGCGCAGGAGCCGGCGCCGGCTGTTTCCGCCACTACGGTAGCTACCACCCTGGCCCCCAAAAAGCAGTTGCAGGCCGTGCGCATCACAGAAAGCATTAAGCTGGACGGACAGCTGGACGAGGCTGCATGGCAGCAGGCGCCCATTGCCACCAAGTTCATTCAGAACCGCCCTAACCCTGGCCCGCCCGAGAAGCACGCCACCGAAGTGCGCATCCTCTACGATGACGCCAACCTCTACATCGGGGCCGTGATGCACGACATCAGTGCCGATTCTATTCTGCGGGAGCTGACCCCGCGCGACAATTTCGGCAACACCGATTTCATCGGCATCTTCCTCGATACCTACCAAGACAAGCTCAACGGCTACGGCTTTTTCGTGACGACCGGCGGCGTGCAGATGGACTGCCGCTATTCGCCGGCCGGCGGCGAGGATTTTAACTGGAATGCCGTCTGGGACTCGCGCACGGCTATCAAAGGCACCGACTGGATTGCGGAAATGCGGATTCCGTACTCGGCCATCCGCTTCAGCAACCAGCCCGAGCAGCAGTGGGGCCTGAACTTTATGCGCCAACGCAAAAAGGAAAACCAGGCGTTTTTCTGGAATGAGGTGAAACCCGCCATTGATGGCTTCGTGAACCAATGGGGCGTGCTGCAGGGCGTTCGCGACATCAAACCTCCACTACGCCTTTCGCTCACGCCCTACGTGTCGAGCTACGTCAACCACAATCCGCTCAATGAGGCCGGCACGCGCCGTACTACTACCAGCTTCAATGGCGGGGCCGACATCAAGTGGGGTATCAATGAAAGCTTTACACTCGATGCCACGCTCGTGCCCGACTTTGGGCAGGTGCAGAGCGACAACCAAGTGCTCAACCTCTCGCCGTTTGAGGTGCAGTTCAACGAGAACCGGCAGTTCTTCACCGAAGGCACTGAGCTTTTCAATAAAGGCAACCTGTTCTACTCGCGGCGAGTGGGCGCTACACCCATCGGCTTCTACGATGTGACACTGGCCGACAACGAGCAACTGGTGCGCAACCCCTCCGATACGCGCCTGCTGAATGCCACCAAAGTTTCGGGCCGGACCAGCAAGGGGCTGGGCGTAGGTATATTCAATGCACTGAGCAACGATGTATACGCTACAGTGCGCCACACCGAAACGGGCCAGGAGCGCGAGGTATTGACGCAGCCGTTCAGCAACTACAACATCGTTGTGCTCGACCAGAGCCTGAAAAACAACTCATACGTTTCGCTCATCAACACTAACGTTACGCGCGCCGGCCAGACCTATGATGCCAACGTGACGGGCGGCCTGTTTCGCTTTGCCAACAAAAAGAACTCCTATGCCGTGGATGGCCGGCTGGTGTATTCGCGCCGCCGCGGCAACGTGTTCGGGAAGCAGGACCAGATTGACGACCAAAACGGCTACAAATATTTGGTTGGCATCGGCAAAATCAGCGGGGCCTTCACGTGGGGCTTCAACCAGGGTATCGAGTCGAATACCTACAATCCCAACGACCTGGGTATTCTGTTCGGCAACAACAATATTTCCCAGAGTTTCTACGCCAACTACAACAAGTACAAGCCGTTCTGGAAGGTCAATAACCTCTACACGTGGGGCAATATCACGCACACACTGCTCTACAAGCCCACCCGCTACCAGGATTTCAACATCTCGGCGGGCATGAACACCACGTTCACCAAAAGCTTCCTTAGCGCGGGCTTCAACGTAAACTTCGACCCGGCCAAAAACGACTTCTACGAGCCGCGGATCCAACCGCTGGGCACCTACTATGTGCGCGTGCCCGGCAGCACCAACGTGGGCGGCTACTTCTCCACCGACTACCGCAAAAAACTTGCCTGGGACGCCAACGGTGGGGTTCGGGTGTACGGGGAAGATGCGCGGCTGGACCGTTCCGGCCGGGTTGGCTACGGCCTGAGCATTTCGCCGCGCTACCGCGTGAACAACAAGCTCAACTTCCGCTACAGCCTCGACTGGAATATGAGCCGCAACCAAATTGGCTTCGTGAATGGCGGCCTCGATTCTGGCGAACCGCTCGACACGGCGGTCATCCGCACCCTGGGTGGCGACGCGCTGCTCGGCCGTGACCCGGTAGATGTGCTGCTGGGCCGCCGCCAGGTTGTGACGGTAGCGAGTGTGGTATCGGGGGCGTATACGTTCAATAACCGCATGTCCTTGACGCTGCGCCTGCGCCACTACACCAGCAACGTCCGCTATAAGGATTTCACCCACCTACGTCCCGGAGGCGAGGAAACTCGCATAGACTACACCCGCAACCGCGACAACACCTACAACGCCTTCAACATTGATGCTGTGTATTCGTGGTGGTTTGCGCCTGGCTCGCAGGTAAGCATCGTCTGGAAGAATGCCGGCACCAATTTCCTGCAGGCCAACGAAGCCACGCCGCTTTACTTCAACAACCTCAACAACACCATCAATACTCCGCACAACAACTCAGTGTCGGTCAAAATCCTCTACTACCTCGACTACCTGGCGCTACGCCCGAAACGGGTGTAGCGGCTACAGCCCCAGCAATTCCTCGGCCGCTCCAAACGCCGATTTACGGCCGTCCATCACCTGCTCTTTCAGGCCAGCGAGCCGCTGCGCCACTTCGGGGCGAGCATAAAAGCGTGCCTCCAGCGCTTCCCGGATAGTCTCGTGAAGCCAGTGCAGGTTCTGTTCTTGGCGGCGGCGCTGGAAGTACCCGTTTTCTTGCATTTGCTGCACGTAGCGGTGCACTACTTCCCATACTTCCGGCACCCCCTGCCCGGTAAGCGCCGAGGAGGTCGTGACGACCGGGCTCCATTGGCTGGGAGCCAGCGGAAACAAGTGCAGCGCGTTCTGATATTCAGCGCGGGCGCGGCGGGCGGCCTGCTCGTTGCCGGCATCCGCTTTGGTGATGGTCACGGCATCAGCCATTTCCATAATGCCCTTCTTGATGCCCTGCAGCTCGTCGCCGGCTCCGGCCAGCATTAGGAGGAGGAAGAAGTCGACCATGCCGTGTACGGCCGTTTCGCTCTGCCCCACGCCTACGGTTTCCACAAAAATAACGTCGTGGCCGGCTGCTTCGCACAGCACCATGGCCTCGCGCGTGCTCTGCGTGACGCCCCCTAGGCTGCGGCCAGCGGGAGAAGGCCGGATGTAAGCTGAGGTATGCGCAGCCAGCAGGTTCATGCGGGTTTTGTCGCCGAGGATGCTGCCGCCGCTGCGCTGAGAGCTAGGGTCTACGGCCAGCACCGCCAGCCGGTGGCCTTTTTCCTGTACCAGATGCAGGCCCAATGCCTCGATAAATGTGCTTTTGCCTACGCCTGGTACTCCCGTAATGCCTACCCGCACCGACCGGCCCGCATGCGGCAATACCACGTCCAGCACCTGCTGGGCCAGCTGCTGGTCGGAGGGCAGGGTGCTTTCCACGAGCGTGATGGCGCGGCTAAGCAACACCCGGTTGCCGCTGAGGATGCCGTCGGTGTATTCGGAAACGGAAAAACGCTTGGCCATGCAGCAGGAAGGAGCCGACCAGTGAAAGTGGGGCCGGAAAAAGAAGGAGCGTGCAAACTACCTCATAATGCTACATTTGGCCAAGTATAATCACAGGTCTTGGTCTTATTCTCGCTTTCACTTTCCTGCTATGCAAGCAAACCGCTACTCTTTATCTGCCGCCGCCATTGCCTTGGTGCTAGGCGCTAGTACCGGGCTCCGGGCCCAGAACGAGCTGAGCAGCTTCACGGCTACCGGCCGCGGCGGCGTCGCCACACCTTTCGTTACCGACTATCAGGCGCTGGGTATTAATCCCGCCAACCTGGGCCGGGAGATGGAAAACCAGCCTCTCGTGACGTTCGGTCTGCTGGAGCTGGGGCTGGGCGCCGGCTCTCAGTCGCTGACCGGTACGCAGCTGAAAAACATAGCGTTTCATGCCGAAGACCAGCTGACTCCAGCCGACAAAACCGCCCTGACGGCCAGCTTCACCAACGGCAACGCCCTCAATGTGAATGTAGCGGCTACCTCAGTAGGCCTAGCCATTACGCTGCCAATTGGGGCAGTAGCCTTTAGCAACCGCCAGCGCGTGGTAGGGCATGTGGGCCTGAACGAAACGGCATCGGATGTGCTCTTCAACGGTTCCAACGCCAAAATCTACCAGGTAAGCACCTACCAGACCAACGGGCAGTACGACCCGGCCAAAGCGCCTATGATTTCGGCGGCGCTGGCAGGCACCGAGCTGCAGCTGCAATGGACCGATGAGTACAACGTGGGCTACGGCGCGCAAGTGCTGGACACAGACGGATTTAAGCTGTCAGCTGGGGTAGGCTACCGCTATATCCGGGGCATTGGCATGCTCGATGTGCGCATAACGGACGGGGAAGTAAATGCTTTCAGCTCCCTGTCGCCGCTGTTCAAAGTGGATTACGGTACCGTAACGACCAGTCCCAACTTCGACTACCGCACCGGCAGCGGCTTGAAGGCGGTGGGTTCCGGCCACGGCTTCGACCTGGGCCTGACGGCAGAAATCAGCGAGCTGGTGCGCATCGGCGTATCGGTTACCGATTTGGGTAGCATGACCTGGGAAGGTAACGTGCTGACCGCCAATGACCAGAATCTGAAGAAAGTAACGTCCGGCGGGGTTGATACCTATAATATCTTCAAGGAAGCATCACAGCTGTTTGGAAGCAGTTCCGATGCCGTCTTCACCTACAACCCCGACAAGCAGAAGGAAGAAACGCTGCCTGCCAAATTCCGGGCCGGCGCTTCTGTGCAGCTCGGCGAAAAACTGGAAGCAGGCGTCGATGCGGCCGTGCCACTCAACAAGGTGGCAGGAAATATAAATTCGTCGTTGGTAGGCCTGGGCCTTGATTTCAAACCGGTTTCGTGGGTGCGCCTCAGCACCGGCGTTACCGGAGGGGCCGGCTATGGTACCAGCGTGCCGCTTGGCATCACCTTCTCCACTGCGCACTACGAGGCCGGTATTAGCACCCGCGACGTAGTAGGCCTCATTTCCGACAGTAGCCCTTACTACTCCGTCGCAATGGGTGTGCTGCGGTTCAAGATTGGCCGGGCGCGCTAAGACAGCATTTCGGCTACCACTGTACCCACCTACCAGTCTGGTTCATAGAGCATGGACCAGACCGGTAGGTGGGTTTTGCTATGTGTGCCGTGCAAATAGGGCATAGTAACTAACCTGAAATATAGGAAAGCAAGAATACCTAGAAGTAGGTATTGTGGTGTCGTGCGAATTGGGGTCTATTTGTTGTGGAATAATTCATACTAAAGCTCCACGCATGTCCTGCCGCACCGTTGCCTCTTTTATATCACTCTTTCTTGCTACCACCGCCGCTGTGCAGGCGCAAACCGAGCTGGGGAATTTCTCGAATGTAGCCCGTGGGGGCGTCGCCACCACCTTTGTCACCGACTTTCAGGCCATTGGCATCAACCCGGCCAACCTGGGCCGCAATGACAACGCGCGGGTAGCTTTTACCATTGGCGAAGTTGGCGTGGGAGTAGGGTCCCAGGCGTTGACGCGCACGCAGCTACGCAAGTTTATCGAAGACTCGGGCGAAGAGCTCAACATGGCCCAGAAGCAGGAAATGGCCCGCACCTTCACCTCCGACAACGTGCTCAATCTCAACGTTGATGCCACTCCGGTTGCATTTTCGGTAGTGCTGCCCATGGTGGGTAGTTTTGCATTTAGCAGCCGGCAGCGTGTCACCACCCACCTGGGCCTCAACAAGAACACCGCCGAGCTGCTGTGGCTGGGCAAAGATGCTCCCATCTATCCCGCCAACTTCAATCCGGCCACTGCGCCTCTCGTATCGGAGGTGCTCGAGGGTACGTCCATCCAGATGGCGGCCTACAATGAATATAACCTTGCCTACGGCCGCCAGGTGCTGAGCCTGCCCGCGTTTGTGCTGTCGGTGGGGGCGGGCTACCGGTACATCCAGGGTGTAGGCGTGGTAGATGTGCGTTCCAAAGACGGGCAACTGGAAGCCTATAGCGCCCTGTCGCCGCAGTTTAATGTGGACTATGGCAGCGTCGTCAACAACCCCAGCTTCAACCTGCAGAAAGATACCGACAAGCTGCTGCAACCGGTAGGCCGGGGCCACGGCTACGATGTGGGCATAGCAGCGGAAGTTGGCAAAAAACTGCGCCTGGGCGCTTCCGTTACGGATATAGGGCAAATGACCTGGGAAGGAAACCTGCTCACTGCCAACGACCAGAAGCTAAAGCGGCTTCGCTCCAACGGTGCCGACAGTTATGAATTCTTCTCCGAATTGGCTGACATCTTTGCCTCCGGTACCGACAGTCTGTTTCAGTACAAGCCGGCGCAGGAGCGCAAGGCCAGCCTGCCCACCAAGTTCCGGGCGGGAGCCGGCATCAGAGTAGGTAGCCGCCTGGAAGTGGGGGCCGATGTAACGATGCCGCTGAACGATGTGGCCGGTAATATTCCCGCAGCATTCTATGGCGTTGCGCTGGATGTGAAGCCCCTAAGCTGGATTCGGCTCAGCACAGGCGTCACGTCGGGAGCAGGCTACGGCATGGGTATCCCCGTGGGCTTTGCCATTGCAACAAAAGTTTACGAGCTGGGCTTTGGTACCCGCGACCTGCGCGGCCTGCTCAGCGACGAGCGGCCCTACGCCTCCGTGGCCATGGGCACGCTCCGCTTCAAAATCGGGACGGTAAAATAGGGTAAGCGAAGGAGGTAAGAGTCACCGAATCCGGCATGCCTTGTCTCAAATAAGAACGGGCCTCCTGCATTTCGCGCAGGCGGCCCGTTCTTGATTTATGGGCAATTTGGGAGTTGTGCTGACCAGCTACTTGCCGGGCTCGGTAAGGAAGTTTGGCAGGCCTAGCTTACTGCGGCGGCCACCCAGTTTCAGGCCGTCGTCGATGTATTTGGCGGCGGTGCCTTCGGCGTTAGGATTTTCGATGATGCCCAGAAACTGGTTGTCCTCGCGGGCAATGTAAATCTTGCCATCAGGAGCGCGCTGCAGGGAGCCCACTTTGCGGTTCGCCGACTTGCCCACGACCGTAGCGGCGCCGGTTTTCAGGTCGAACTGGAAGATCTGGGCCTGGCCGCCACCTTCGCCGTTGCTGGAGCCATAAAGCTTGCTGCCATCAGGCGAAAATTCCACACCATACGCTTCTGGGTAAGGAGCAAAGGTTTTGGGGTTGCTGACAAGGCCAGTGCTCCGGTCGAAGTCGAACACCTCGTACTTGTTGGCCTCACGCCACAGCGCTACGGCCAGCTTGCGGCCGTCGGGCGAGAATTTCATGGCGCCAATGGCGTTGCGGCCGGGGCCGGCGTGCATGCTGCCCACGTTACTCATAATGGGCTTGGTCTGCACCCCTTCTGCTGTGATAAGGAAACTTACGAAGGCGTTGGAATTCCAGCGGTGCGCCACAATCCAGACGTCGCGGCCGTTTTGGTGGCGTACGGCCGTAAGTTTTTCTGCTACCGGCG
This genomic window contains:
- a CDS encoding M56 family metallopeptidase — translated: MNWLEQVLSPALVRALGWTLVHSLWQGAVVALALAGLLLLLRRHRASVRYNVSAVALVVMLGLAAVTFARHYYAARTVVASATISEVDTIAGSTLELAAAPAATAPAGPLQAWLNYFDQNLPILVAVWLLGLLAMTLRLLGGLAYVQRLRHYRVQPLAEEWQQRLASIAARAGLERPVALLESALVKAPLVVGHLRPVILLPLGTATGLSQTYLEAILAHELAHVARRDYLMNLLQAIAETLFFYHPAVWFLSACLRTERENCCDDDATALVGGNPLTLARALAALAERSLEPQVAPRLAMSAMGPSGSLLGRIRRLVQGRGTPTFTEGFMAACVVLAGMVLLSTAVALADPQPAAEPTSMEGSLQRLPFLTEEDTTRKTSTATAAAQAAPETVPAVPLLPKSPVVVEEETAVVAPLADDDKKRKAKNSRTERVVIVNQNGPRRGGPGTVVIEKDKKGRLTDLYVNGRRVEEATADSKKKGKKTETRTEVIRVAPDSWSRGADAGSFNFGDDFARSFRFEGAPGLSKQDVERIRRDVRVQVDAARRQSNRNYNFEFRNEGGGRESYGDIERRALEQAEQGLREAERNAKTEVERTHIREERERVTERRMELRERMEDSRRDAEEARQEAMRDAEEARRDMEEAHRDMEAAHRDMEVAHRDASAARREAAKSGVVREALVAEMLRDKLITDRRNFTFSLRSNSLTVNGKKQPAAVLNKYLKLYEQRKGQKLSSTGGFTVNESSSSNTSMSSSDMPPPPPPPGAPAPMPPRPPRAPRAPLALPAPPAPPRVDSGRIREELRKDGLIGKDVKSFQFQLNDSGLRVNGQPQSAEMTEKYRKLLDVPASTNGSKTNRNIQISVSE
- the folB gene encoding dihydroneopterin aldolase, which translates into the protein MGQIALEGMEFFAFHGYYDEEQKIGNKYGVDLYIRTDLHAAGASDKLHETVNYEVLYRVVAEEMAAPARLLEHLGHRVLDRVLIEFPHVRSVKVSVSKFNPPLGGICHRARVTLTRRRNDSDTHQE
- the meaB gene encoding methylmalonyl Co-A mutase-associated GTPase MeaB, yielding MAKRFSVSEYTDGILSGNRVLLSRAITLVESTLPSDQQLAQQVLDVVLPHAGRSVRVGITGVPGVGKSTFIEALGLHLVQEKGHRLAVLAVDPSSQRSGGSILGDKTRMNLLAAHTSAYIRPSPAGRSLGGVTQSTREAMVLCEAAGHDVIFVETVGVGQSETAVHGMVDFFLLLMLAGAGDELQGIKKGIMEMADAVTITKADAGNEQAARRARAEYQNALHLFPLAPSQWSPVVTTSSALTGQGVPEVWEVVHRYVQQMQENGYFQRRRQEQNLHWLHETIREALEARFYARPEVAQRLAGLKEQVMDGRKSAFGAAEELLGL
- a CDS encoding DUF5723 family protein; protein product: MQANRYSLSAAAIALVLGASTGLRAQNELSSFTATGRGGVATPFVTDYQALGINPANLGREMENQPLVTFGLLELGLGAGSQSLTGTQLKNIAFHAEDQLTPADKTALTASFTNGNALNVNVAATSVGLAITLPIGAVAFSNRQRVVGHVGLNETASDVLFNGSNAKIYQVSTYQTNGQYDPAKAPMISAALAGTELQLQWTDEYNVGYGAQVLDTDGFKLSAGVGYRYIRGIGMLDVRITDGEVNAFSSLSPLFKVDYGTVTTSPNFDYRTGSGLKAVGSGHGFDLGLTAEISELVRIGVSVTDLGSMTWEGNVLTANDQNLKKVTSGGVDTYNIFKEASQLFGSSSDAVFTYNPDKQKEETLPAKFRAGASVQLGEKLEAGVDAAVPLNKVAGNINSSLVGLGLDFKPVSWVRLSTGVTGGAGYGTSVPLGITFSTAHYEAGISTRDVVGLISDSSPYYSVAMGVLRFKIGRAR
- a CDS encoding PD40 domain-containing protein translates to MKRLLLLPLLLLLLLPSAARAQREQSIWYFGQQAGLSFPVGGAAPTPLLNNKMTTYEGSAVATNAQGQLLFYTNGEYIFNRQHAVMPNGRKLMGSNSSTQSALVVPDPGSGNVFYVFTVAAQGTSNGLRYSVVDMTRENGLGDVPRANMLLITPVAEKLTAVRHQNGRDVWIVAHRWNSNAFVSFLITAEGVQTKPIMSNVGSMHAGPGRNAIGAMKFSPDGRKLAVALWREANKYEVFDFDRSTGLVSNPKTFAPYPEAYGVEFSPDGSKLYGSSNGEGGGQAQIFQFDLKTGAATVVGKSANRKVGSLQRAPDGKIYIAREDNQFLGIIENPNAEGTAAKYIDDGLKLGGRRSKLGLPNFLTEPGK
- a CDS encoding BlaI/MecI/CopY family transcriptional regulator — protein: MSKKPIPKPTDSELEILQVLWQHGPSTVRFVNDQLSQKRDVGYTTTLKILQLMLDKTLVLREDDARTHIYRAAVREEETQGLLLDRFVESAFGGSAMKLVMQALGSGTTSREELAQIRSLLNDIENQQDDTSKANN
- a CDS encoding DUF5916 domain-containing protein, which produces MLFFLLLASLWLLASPAFAQEPAPAVSATTVATTLAPKKQLQAVRITESIKLDGQLDEAAWQQAPIATKFIQNRPNPGPPEKHATEVRILYDDANLYIGAVMHDISADSILRELTPRDNFGNTDFIGIFLDTYQDKLNGYGFFVTTGGVQMDCRYSPAGGEDFNWNAVWDSRTAIKGTDWIAEMRIPYSAIRFSNQPEQQWGLNFMRQRKKENQAFFWNEVKPAIDGFVNQWGVLQGVRDIKPPLRLSLTPYVSSYVNHNPLNEAGTRRTTTSFNGGADIKWGINESFTLDATLVPDFGQVQSDNQVLNLSPFEVQFNENRQFFTEGTELFNKGNLFYSRRVGATPIGFYDVTLADNEQLVRNPSDTRLLNATKVSGRTSKGLGVGIFNALSNDVYATVRHTETGQEREVLTQPFSNYNIVVLDQSLKNNSYVSLINTNVTRAGQTYDANVTGGLFRFANKKNSYAVDGRLVYSRRRGNVFGKQDQIDDQNGYKYLVGIGKISGAFTWGFNQGIESNTYNPNDLGILFGNNNISQSFYANYNKYKPFWKVNNLYTWGNITHTLLYKPTRYQDFNISAGMNTTFTKSFLSAGFNVNFDPAKNDFYEPRIQPLGTYYVRVPGSTNVGGYFSTDYRKKLAWDANGGVRVYGEDARLDRSGRVGYGLSISPRYRVNNKLNFRYSLDWNMSRNQIGFVNGGLDSGEPLDTAVIRTLGGDALLGRDPVDVLLGRRQVVTVASVVSGAYTFNNRMSLTLRLRHYTSNVRYKDFTHLRPGGEETRIDYTRNRDNTYNAFNIDAVYSWWFAPGSQVSIVWKNAGTNFLQANEATPLYFNNLNNTINTPHNNSVSVKILYYLDYLALRPKRV
- a CDS encoding DUF5723 family protein yields the protein MSCRTVASFISLFLATTAAVQAQTELGNFSNVARGGVATTFVTDFQAIGINPANLGRNDNARVAFTIGEVGVGVGSQALTRTQLRKFIEDSGEELNMAQKQEMARTFTSDNVLNLNVDATPVAFSVVLPMVGSFAFSSRQRVTTHLGLNKNTAELLWLGKDAPIYPANFNPATAPLVSEVLEGTSIQMAAYNEYNLAYGRQVLSLPAFVLSVGAGYRYIQGVGVVDVRSKDGQLEAYSALSPQFNVDYGSVVNNPSFNLQKDTDKLLQPVGRGHGYDVGIAAEVGKKLRLGASVTDIGQMTWEGNLLTANDQKLKRLRSNGADSYEFFSELADIFASGTDSLFQYKPAQERKASLPTKFRAGAGIRVGSRLEVGADVTMPLNDVAGNIPAAFYGVALDVKPLSWIRLSTGVTSGAGYGMGIPVGFAIATKVYELGFGTRDLRGLLSDERPYASVAMGTLRFKIGTVK